The following is a genomic window from Niabella soli DSM 19437.
CACAGGAATATCAAGCATCAAGGCCCCGCTAAGGCTATTGGGTAATGCCGCAAAAGGAAGGTTATTATCCGTCAATTCAATAAAATATTCTTTATTATCCAGGGTAGCTTTAGCTATGCAATGGTTAAAGTCCATTGCCGGCAGCAGCATATCTTTGGTTCCATTGTTGCGGGTGTCGATCAACACCATATTGGCCGCTATGCCCGCTTTATGACATAAAGCCACAAAGAGCCGTGACAGGTCCTTACAATCGCCCAGCTGCGTATTAAGCGTTACAGAAGGCTTTTGCGGAATATACCCGCTTTGGCGGAAGGCGACGGAACTATAGTGAATGGTATTCTCAATATAATTATAGATACGCCTGGCTTTGGCGAACTGGCTTTCTGCTTTTGCCGCTGCCGGAAATAACGTATGGTATGCTGCTGCCACTTCGGGTTCCACTTCATTATAGTTTACGACGTCTGCGTACCAGTCCGCTATTTTATTCCAATCGCTTATAGTAGAAACATAGAGTACGTTAGCTACGTCCACCAGATCCGGCGTCTGCGGCTCGTCCTTTTCCGCCGGTGCATGAAGCTGTTCCCAGGAATATTTTGTAAAATCTTCCACCCTGCTCATTTGCGGGCGGATGCTGTCCCTGCTAAACTGGTACCGGAACGCTGCATCTGCAGGCACCAGCAGCGTATACCTGGAGGCATTACAATAAACATTGCCTGTAAAGAAATACCGGTCCGTAAAATCTTTTGCAAAATGCCCGTTTGCAAATTGCTGCAGCCGGTACCGGATAAAAATAACGTCGCCAGGCTCCAGGTTGGTAAATACAATATCGCTCTCTTTTTTATCGCCCTGTATCCGTTTGTCCTTTTTGATCACTTCAGCTTTTTCAATCAGCAGGGATTGGGTATTGTCAAAATTCAGCGATACCTCCTTATACCGCTCAATGCCTTTTTCATTTACAATTTTTATCAGCAAGGTGCTGTATTGTTCCTGGCCTCCGTCGGCGTACAGGATCAAGTCCCGCTGGTCCAGTAAAAAATAGTAGCCGGCTTTTTGCTTATCTGTCCCATCGTAATCATCACTATTAATAATTTTATTTTCATCAACAGCGGGCAATAATTTATAAGCTTCACTTTTTTCTTCCAGTTTTCTTACCGTATTGATCAGCTTATATTGACTGGCATTGTATTTCAGGGACGTGTGATAGGCTTCCAGGGCCGCCGGTATTGCATTTTTTTGTTTCCGGATATCGCCCAGCAATTTCCAATAAGTATCTGTATAAGGGTTTATGGACAGCGCTGTAAGCGTATATTTTTCCGCCTTGTCGTATTCCTTTTCCAAAACGAAGAATTCAGCCAGGGTGATATAATACTGGGGGACATTCGGAAACACTTTTATTTGTTTTTCCAACAGGGCCTGGTATTCCTTTTTTTTACCATTATCCAAAAGTGCCGCCAGGTACTGATAAAATACATTATCGTTATAATTATTCTTAAAAAAATCCTGGTATACCATCAGGGCACTGTCGGAACTCTTCCCGGTAGTTTTTCTTAACTTATAAATGCCTGCCTGGATCTCAGGCTCATCCGGGTAACGCCGGTATATCTTTTCAGCAATGCTGGTGATCTCATCTATCTTTTGGTCTTTCGACTTTAGCAACATATAGTACCCGTCGGTATATTCGTTCTCGCCAAATAATTTTATATACTGGTTCCGTTTATGTTCCAGTTCAGTATATTTTTCGTTTTTACTCAGTTGCTGCATAGACAGGTGCATGGCGTATTCGCTGGTGCTGTCCAGTCGCATCACCCGTTCATTCTCGGTTTCAACCAATGCATTATTGCCTTCATCGGAAAGCACATCGATGTACACAGATCGCAACAGCGAATTACCAGGCGCTTTTGCCAGGGCCCGGTTGATTACCTGTTTAGCTCCTTCCGTTTTCTTGCTGCGCAAATAACTCTTCGCCAATAGTACGTAGTTGAGCAGGTCTGCCGAATCCTTTGCCAGCCGGTTCTCAAAATACTGTTCTGCAAAATGTGGTAACAATACGGGCAGCGGCGCCGCGGCATCCGGTTTAGGATAAGCTTTATACACCGGCGAGCCCTCCAGGTTCACCGGCTTTCCATCTGCATCCAGGAACCGGAGTACAAAATTGGGATAGTAATTACTGGTATACCCCAGCTGTACCAATATCCGGTTGGTTCCCTTTTTCAGCACGGCTTTTACCCGGTAGGCGTCAAAATCAGTAAACCGTTCCCGCGGCTCGGAGAGCATCAGCTCATCATTCAGCCAGCACTTCAGGTTTCCTGAAAATCCCATATTTAACAGAACGGTCTTTTCTTCCGGTACCTCAACAAAGGTTTGCGTATATACAATGCCCGTAGCGCCGGGTATTGAAAAGCCGGTGGGGATCCAGCCATCACTGGTCTCAAAAGCGGGGGTAAACCATTTTATGGCATTGCCGGATGCATTCTTAAAAGTGTATTCCGGTTCCGGGTGCTTCAGCGGGCCATAATCATTATAAAACCCGCTGCCGGAGAGGTTTTCAAAAGGCCCTGCATATTGCCAGTGCCGTACGGTGGGGATTGTCTGCACATAAGGCCCGTTAGCAGGGGGCTTACCGCACATGATCTCGTTAGCGGTCTGCAGGTAGCTGGCGGATGTCCGTAATAAAGCCGGGGCCTTGGTATCCGTAGCAAGTTTTTGCAGCAATGCCAGTTGGTGCGGTTTTCTTTTAGCGCGGTACGGTCCCGCAACGACCTTGTTAAACCACAGCGCATATATATAAGGATAAGGGTCTTCCAGCTGCCCGTAAACGGAATCGGCAAACCGTGTCATTCCGGCCTCACTGCCGTCAAAGGTTTGCAGTAGCAGGTTGGCAATAAATGCCTGCCCGTGGGTCTGTGGGTCTTTTTGCGCCTCTTTTAAGAGCGCGGCGGCCGTGGCCCGGTCATTATTGTTTAATGCGGTCCATGCTTTTGTATAGCTGTTCTGGCAAAAGGCAGTTATTCCCATTAGCAGGCCCACAATAAGCAGTGTAAGGTTTCTCATTAGTCTCTCTTTTAAAAACAGGTTTTGGATCTATGTTTTACAGGTTATTTCCTCCTCAAAAACAGGAACAATATAGGAAATTATTTGATTGATTCCTTACTATGGTGCAAATCTTCCTGCACGGCACCCATGCAAATGTTTCGCATTTTGACACTATTGGTAATAAGCGGGTAAAATGCATGCCCAAAACAGTATTCAGGTTCCAATCCATACGTTTATGCCCTTTGCAAGCTATTTTAGCTATCTTTATACCAATTGCTACTGACCGTGAAAGCCCAACATTTCAGCCATTGATGAATACCGGACAGTGAATAAAAAAATACAGGAACACCGCTTTCACTGGAAACAATTTTAAAAAATAAATTCGGAATAAAACCGAACTTTTATTATTTTTTGCAATGCGTATAACCGGCATAAAAATATTATATGGGCCGGATCGCACGATGATTACGAGCAAACTTTTAAAAACAATAAACGGTCCATTGAAAAATGGCTCAGGAGCAAAGGATATATTGAGTAATGCAAAAAGCATTTGATATAGAACAGTTGGTAGAAGCAGGCGCCATTACCAATGAGCTGGATTACGAGCGGGCCATGATAGCCGATCGTAAGCTGCGCCTGCTGGCAAAAGAAAGCGTGCATTTTAAAAAAATGCGAAGCCGGTTACGCAATTTAATTGCGGCGTATGAAAAAAAGGAATGGAACAAACAGACCGTAGCCGATACCGCTAAACTGGCCGAATCAGAAAGGATCTTTATTGAAAACAGGAAGACCCGCATTAAAAAGGAACTAAAAGCACTCGATCTTACACAAGAGCAGCTGGCTGCCATTTTGGGTCATAAAAGCAAAACCCATATGTCGGAGCTGATCAATGGCGTTAAACCATTTCAGTTGACCGACCTGCTGGTGATCAGCAAGTTGCTGAAGATCGATATGAAAACGCTCATCCCTCCTTTTTTATCCGCTGCAGACAGAACCAAAGTACTGTCGGCGCTACAGCAATTAAATAACCCCAAGTTAGAAAAAAGGGCCTGGGCCTTTTAACAGGCCCGTACAAACAGATAACAACAATGTAAAACACACGTCAGTTACCGTATTTTACGTATCTTCAAAGTCGTTATTAACGCTTAAATTTGAACCTATGATAAATGACAAAAGAATACATCAGGGCCGAAATGTAAAACGCTTCCGTGAAATGCTGGGTATAAAGCAGGATGCCCTTGCCTATGAGCTTGGGGATGATTGGAACCAGCAAAAAATTTCCCTGCTGGAACAAAAAGAAACCATTGATGCACCCCTGCTTCAACAGATCTCCGATGCACTAAAAATACCGGTGGAAGCGATACAGAATTTTGATGAGGAACAAGCGGTGAATGTAATAGCAAATACATTTGGTGATAATGCTTGCGTAGGAAATCCTAATTCTACTTTTAACTTCAATCCTATTGAAGAATTAAAAAAATTACATGAAGAAAAAATCGCTTTGTTTGAACGAATGCTAGAAGAAAAAGATGAGATGATGGCCGAGTTAAAAAAACTAATACCGGCAAAGTAATTTTTTATTAGGGCGTGCCCCGGCCCGGCCAGCACACAAAAGCAACACACAGCCGGGGTCGGGCTATCCGCTATATCTTTTGCTCCGTTGCACTCCACAAAAGGATGCTGCTGCTATCCCTCACGCGGGGGGAAAAGTAATTAGAGGGCAAATGTTTAGGGAGCTTATATCCCCACCAAAGAGAACTCCAGTTTTTTCAATTTGCAGATAACCGATTCGGAGATTTCGATAAGGATTTCATGTGGGTAAGTTCCTTTTTTAACTGTTGCAAAATAATATTGAATCGCGAAAATGAATGGTGTTAACAGGAGTAATTTCTGATAAATCTGATTTATAGTGGACGTCAAAGACGTTATTCGGAATATGAATTTGTTCAATTTTTTCAATATCCTGATGCCTGTAAAATCGTAATGATTGTTTGGCAATTTCATAATCAAATTTTATTCCAATAGAGTGTTCTAAGGAATTTGCAAGCGTTTTACATACAAGACCATTTAATTTATCTATTTGCTTACAGTCATTGCCGATTTTCTCTGAAATACTGTTTATTAATTGCTGAATATCTATACCTAAGTTATGTTGCCTTACAAATATGGAGGCAATCAAAACTTGAGAATCCGGTGGCGGATTTAGCTGTTCGGACGAGAAAGAATGCTTGCGTTCAAAAATAGAACTACTTTTAACTTCTATTCTTTCTCTTCCCGCATTGAAATCAAATTTTTCTTCGGGCATGCTGTGCCAATAATTTAAAAGCGTTTGCGGACTCTTTGCATTATCAATCAAAAACAACTCCGCCCAAAGCCCGTTCACGGTGTTTGTTGGTATATCTGCTAATGTTTTAAATATTTCAACAAATCTTTTCAAAGAATCAACAACTTGCTGTTGCGTAGGGCTTTTACCAATAGCCTTCACAAGAGTTTCCGATATTCTTAAAAAGTACTCCAGCAAATTTCTGTCAGCACTTCTAAAAGTAATTACTGTAAAAGTCTGTAGTCTGCTTCTGCCATTTTCTGAAATTTTACACTCAATATTTTGTTCAAGCTGTAAGTATTTCAGACGGAAATTTTTCAGACTACTATCTTTTATTCGTTTAGTAACAGACAGCAATAAAACTGCATTGCCCTCAACGTCTATAGCAATTCTAAATTCTGGATATTCGGGAATGGCAATAGCATTGAAAACTTTGTTGTCGCTTTCGGGAATTGAAAGGGCATCGTATAGCTCAATTAAATTCATACTTGCCTGATTATGTCTGTGCCGATATGTTCAGGAATCCAAATTGCAAGTGTAGGAACTCTTGTAAATTCTGTATCTCTTATATTCAGCAAGTGAATTTGAATAGTCAATAAATCATCTTCCCTAATTTCTGAATCGCCCGGGTAGATTACTTCGCCTGTTCTTGGGTTTCGTCCTTGAAAAAGCTGCTGTATTTCTTGGTTTCTGTCAAGCCTACGAGTTCTTCCTGTCCAATTATCAATGGAGTTAGCACTCATCAAATAAACCAAACATTCATCGTCTGGATGTTCTTCAATATATCCTTTTAAAATACCACGCAAACTTGAATAGGTTGCGGAATCACTTTCTCTTGTGTAACGTAGCTTATTTAGCAAATGCTCCAAACAGTCTTTGATCGTAATTCTTGCAACCAAATGCTTTTGTTCCTCAGTTCGGTTTGCGTGTCCCACATCTTGTGTAAAGTTTGCAGAAATTGATTGTAGAAATGCAAAAAGAGCTTCTCTGTTTATGTCAATAAGTTCTTCTGTGTCGTGTGGTGCGTTTATTCTAAACCAGTCGTTACCAAACGTATCTCTGTCCAAATCATCATAAATAACTGCCCGTCTTGTTAGATTGAGCATTTGGTCTAATACTGCTTCTCTGTGCCAATTATTCAAGTGCTTGTTGTTAAGGTCAAACTCTAAAAGTCTGTTTCTTACATCTTCTTCGTGCTCAACAATGAAATTGTAAAAATCAATTGTTACTTGGCCAAGATAAACACGACAAAAACCCAAGTAATTTCTTTTGTATCCAAAAAACCTTGCTCGCTGTTGAATAGCATCAACATTTCCTGCTCCGATATTTCTCGGCATATAAGTAACGGTCAATCCGTTAACTGTAAATCCTCTATCCATTGATTGCCCGCCTACTAAAATCCAAGAATATGAATCATTCCAAGGAATCTGCGGTGTTTCACCGTTTCGTGAGTTCACCTCTACAAGTTGCGTGTATTTTATTGCGTGAATCAAATTAGTTCCTGTCAAATCTTGAAACGGTTGTAAGTTTGAAACCGTTTGACGTAATTGATTGTATGAAGTTTGGAACTCGTTTAATAATTCTTGTTTTTCATCGTTGCCATTTCCGGACAACAGCCTTTGCCAACTATTACAAGTGTTACGAATCCAATTTGTAAAATCGCTATGATCGCCCTGTAATCTTGAAGGGTGAACAAGCATTGTTCTGTTTCTTTGACCTTTATTTATTTTCCCTGCAACAACGCCTAGAAAGAAAATTCGCAAAGCACTTTTCAGGCTTTCTGGAAT
Proteins encoded in this region:
- a CDS encoding DUF3857 domain-containing protein, producing MRNLTLLIVGLLMGITAFCQNSYTKAWTALNNNDRATAAALLKEAQKDPQTHGQAFIANLLLQTFDGSEAGMTRFADSVYGQLEDPYPYIYALWFNKVVAGPYRAKRKPHQLALLQKLATDTKAPALLRTSASYLQTANEIMCGKPPANGPYVQTIPTVRHWQYAGPFENLSGSGFYNDYGPLKHPEPEYTFKNASGNAIKWFTPAFETSDGWIPTGFSIPGATGIVYTQTFVEVPEEKTVLLNMGFSGNLKCWLNDELMLSEPRERFTDFDAYRVKAVLKKGTNRILVQLGYTSNYYPNFVLRFLDADGKPVNLEGSPVYKAYPKPDAAAPLPVLLPHFAEQYFENRLAKDSADLLNYVLLAKSYLRSKKTEGAKQVINRALAKAPGNSLLRSVYIDVLSDEGNNALVETENERVMRLDSTSEYAMHLSMQQLSKNEKYTELEHKRNQYIKLFGENEYTDGYYMLLKSKDQKIDEITSIAEKIYRRYPDEPEIQAGIYKLRKTTGKSSDSALMVYQDFFKNNYNDNVFYQYLAALLDNGKKKEYQALLEKQIKVFPNVPQYYITLAEFFVLEKEYDKAEKYTLTALSINPYTDTYWKLLGDIRKQKNAIPAALEAYHTSLKYNASQYKLINTVRKLEEKSEAYKLLPAVDENKIINSDDYDGTDKQKAGYYFLLDQRDLILYADGGQEQYSTLLIKIVNEKGIERYKEVSLNFDNTQSLLIEKAEVIKKDKRIQGDKKESDIVFTNLEPGDVIFIRYRLQQFANGHFAKDFTDRYFFTGNVYCNASRYTLLVPADAAFRYQFSRDSIRPQMSRVEDFTKYSWEQLHAPAEKDEPQTPDLVDVANVLYVSTISDWNKIADWYADVVNYNEVEPEVAAAYHTLFPAAAKAESQFAKARRIYNYIENTIHYSSVAFRQSGYIPQKPSVTLNTQLGDCKDLSRLFVALCHKAGIAANMVLIDTRNNGTKDMLLPAMDFNHCIAKATLDNKEYFIELTDNNLPFAALPNSLSGALMLDIPVRRTLSFTGLTHLYTGSRSKDKVTRIIEIRPQGANLLYNNKVIKTGHLAADTRADFRHSDEQKRFRDMEESVARGYSTAVKLGDLRFSGLDNLTDSVQYQFSYIANDQVSEVGPMSAFKINYHDLVATMDKFPAEKRTQPVEYWSYENTDAYETRVTIFAPAGMKFSAPPAPVALKFKDLEYSLQFQLVAPAKLQVTRKFSNSRQQFYAPEDYEELRSFFEKIVKAELKFIGYQ
- a CDS encoding helix-turn-helix domain-containing protein, which translates into the protein MQKAFDIEQLVEAGAITNELDYERAMIADRKLRLLAKESVHFKKMRSRLRNLIAAYEKKEWNKQTVADTAKLAESERIFIENRKTRIKKELKALDLTQEQLAAILGHKSKTHMSELINGVKPFQLTDLLVISKLLKIDMKTLIPPFLSAADRTKVLSALQQLNNPKLEKRAWAF
- a CDS encoding helix-turn-helix domain-containing protein, with product MINDKRIHQGRNVKRFREMLGIKQDALAYELGDDWNQQKISLLEQKETIDAPLLQQISDALKIPVEAIQNFDEEQAVNVIANTFGDNACVGNPNSTFNFNPIEELKKLHEEKIALFERMLEEKDEMMAELKKLIPAK
- a CDS encoding PD-(D/E)XK motif protein, whose protein sequence is MNLIELYDALSIPESDNKVFNAIAIPEYPEFRIAIDVEGNAVLLLSVTKRIKDSSLKNFRLKYLQLEQNIECKISENGRSRLQTFTVITFRSADRNLLEYFLRISETLVKAIGKSPTQQQVVDSLKRFVEIFKTLADIPTNTVNGLWAELFLIDNAKSPQTLLNYWHSMPEEKFDFNAGRERIEVKSSSIFERKHSFSSEQLNPPPDSQVLIASIFVRQHNLGIDIQQLINSISEKIGNDCKQIDKLNGLVCKTLANSLEHSIGIKFDYEIAKQSLRFYRHQDIEKIEQIHIPNNVFDVHYKSDLSEITPVNTIHFRDSILFCNS
- a CDS encoding Z1 domain-containing protein, which codes for MTEIIEIQDNNNTNGEWQPFVGEETLGLLQRKGFENDERVLNETLRIMQACGNPNDVTNNETGIVIGYVQSGKTLSFTTLTALAKDNNYQIVVVIAGVSNNLVNQTTQRLSEDLNLEKRFDRKWTLLQNPSRTQDFETIEMVLAQWADDTFPEDEHRTLLITVMKNQAHLNNLANVLHGQKLQGVPTLIIDDEGDQASLNTRARWAARQGIDIENLTENQVSTIYRRITALRSIFPHHTFLQYTATPQANLFINIMDRLSPNFIRLLTPGQEYIGGIEFFRNNPNLVAEIPANEISTNNNQLFEIPESLKSALRIFFLGVVAGKINKGQRNRTMLVHPSRLQGDHSDFTNWIRNTCNSWQRLLSGNGNDEKQELLNEFQTSYNQLRQTVSNLQPFQDLTGTNLIHAIKYTQLVEVNSRNGETPQIPWNDSYSWILVGGQSMDRGFTVNGLTVTYMPRNIGAGNVDAIQQRARFFGYKRNYLGFCRVYLGQVTIDFYNFIVEHEEDVRNRLLEFDLNNKHLNNWHREAVLDQMLNLTRRAVIYDDLDRDTFGNDWFRINAPHDTEELIDINREALFAFLQSISANFTQDVGHANRTEEQKHLVARITIKDCLEHLLNKLRYTRESDSATYSSLRGILKGYIEEHPDDECLVYLMSANSIDNWTGRTRRLDRNQEIQQLFQGRNPRTGEVIYPGDSEIREDDLLTIQIHLLNIRDTEFTRVPTLAIWIPEHIGTDIIRQV